A single window of Nicotiana sylvestris chromosome 5, ASM39365v2, whole genome shotgun sequence DNA harbors:
- the LOC138869688 gene encoding uncharacterized protein: protein MAFARLYEELGDKGRDKKLFRRARERRARDLDQVWCIKNEYDKVLMGDDQIKRRWKTYFHKLQNEEGEQDIILGELRNADSLNDVSICRHIEADEVMEAMRKMSRGKATGLDEIPVELWRCICRVGLEWLTKLFNVIFKTNRMPDEWRWSTMVPLYKNKVLIDETRGGVNEMLEVWRQALESKGFKLNRTKTEYLECKFSFEPTEARVDVRLDSQVIPKRGSFKYLGSIIQGIGEIDKDVTHRIGVG, encoded by the exons ATGGCTTTTGCTCGTTTGTATGAGGAATTGGGGGACAAAGGCAGGGATAAGAAGTTATTCCGGCGGGCGAGAGAGAGGAgggctcgggatctggaccaagtgtgGTGCATCAAAAATGAGtacgacaaagttttgatgggggatgaccagattaagaggaggtggaagacctactttcataaacttcaaaATGAAGAAGGGGAGCAGGATATTATtctaggtgaattgaggaatgccgatAGTCTCAATGACGTTAGCATTTGTAGGCACATTGAGGccgatgaggtcatggaggcaatgcgtaagatgagtaggggcaaaGCAACCGGGCtagatgaaattccggttgaactttggaggtgtaTATGTAGAGTAGGTTTGGAATGGCTGACTAAGTTatttaatgttatattcaagacgAATAGGATGCCTGacgagtggaggtggagtacaatggttccattgtacaagaacaaag ttctgattgatgagacacgaggcggcgtcaacgagatgCTGGAGGTCTGGAGACAGGCCCTTGAGTCAAAGGGTTTCAAGTTGAACAGGACTAAGACGGAATACCTAGAGTGCAAGTTCAGCTTCGAGCCGACGGAAGCAAGAGTGgacgtgaggcttgactctcaagttattcccaagaggggtagtttcaagtaccttgggtcgattATTCAGGGGATTGGGGAGATCGAtaaggatgtcacacaccgtattggggtaggGTAG
- the LOC104232065 gene encoding 8-hydroxygeraniol dehydrogenase-like, with amino-acid sequence MEKSYENEHPIKAFGWAARDTSGVLSPFNFSRRLTGEKDVQFKVMYCGICHSDLHQLKNEWGNSKYPIVPGHEVVGVVTEVGSKVEKFKVGDKVGVGCMVGSCRKCENCDNDLENYCPRQIPTYNSYNTDGTLTFGGYSDIMVSDEHFVVHWPENLPMEAAPLLCAGITTYSPLKHFGLDKPGMHIGVVGLGGLGHMAVKFAKAFGTKVTVISTSASKKQEAIERLGADEFLISRDTEQMQAAMSTLDGIIDTVSAVHPILPLLSLLKSHGKLVMVGAPEKPVELPVFPLLLGRKLVAGSCIGGMKETQEMVDFAAKHNITPDIEVVPMEYVNTALDRLLKSDVKYRFVLDIGNTLKAAN; translated from the exons atggaaaaatcataTGAGAATGAGCACCCAATTAAGGCATTTGGATGGGCAGCTAGGGACACATCTGGTGTTCTTTCTCCTTTCAACTTTTCAAGAAG GTTGACTGGTGAAAAAGATGTGCAATTTAAAGTTATGTATTGTGGAATTTGTCACTCTGATCTTCATCAACTCAAGAATGAATGGGGAAACAGCAAGTATCCCATTGTACCTGG GCATGAGGTTGTTGGTGTTGTAACTGAGGTTGGTAGCAAGGTGGAGAAGTTTAAGGTTGGAGACAAAGTAGGTGTTGGATGCATGGTAGGatcatgtcgcaaatgcgaaaactgTGACAATGATCTCGAGAATTACTGTCCTCGTCAGATCCCTACTTACAACAGCTATAACACAGACGGGACCCTTACATTCGGAGGTTACTCCGATATCATGGTTTCTGATGAACATTTTGTAGTTCATTGGCCTGAGAATTTGCCAATGGAAGCTGCTCCTTTACTATGTGCGGGGATCACAACTTATAGTCCATTGAAACATTTTGGACTTGATAAGCCTGGAATGCACATTGGTGTTGTTGGTCTTGGTGGCCTCGGCCATATGGCTGTGAAATTCGCTAAGGCTTTTGGAACTAAGGTAACTGTGATCAGTACATCTGCTAGTAAGAAGCAAGAAGCGATTGAACGTTTGGGTGCAGATGAGTTCTTGATCAGCCGCGATACTGAGCAGATGCAG GCTGCAATGAGCACATTGGATGGGATAATTGACACTGTTTCTGCAGTTCACCCTATTCTTCCATTGCTTAGCTTATTGAAATCTCATGGTAAGCTTGTTATGGTTGGTGCACCAGAAAAACCAGTGGAGTTGCCAGTGTTTCCTCTGCTTTTGG GAAGGAAGCTAGTGGCTGGAAGTTGCATAGGAGGGATGAAAGAGACTCAAGAGATGGTAGATTTCGCGGCAAAGCATAATATTacaccagatattgaagttgtgcCCATGGAGTATGTGAATACAGCTTTGGATCGTCTTCTAAAATCGGATGTGAAGTATCGTTTTGTGCTTGACATTGGAAACACATTGAAAGCAGCTAATTGA